TCGGGCGCCACCCGCAGCGAAGATCACAAGCGTCGACATCGCGGCCGAGATGACGGCGAGGAGCACCACCGGGTCCGTCCCATGACCACCTGAAAACTGGTTCGCGTCGCCGAAGGGCAGCGCAAGAGGGACCACGAGCCAGGCCGCGACAGCGCCCCAGCCGCTAGCGGTGCCCCAGCCCAGGGCGAACGCCATCGCAGCCACGATTCCTGCGGCCGCGGGAGCGTCGCCCTGATCCGCATTCACGATTACGAAGGCAACAAGAGCCGCAGCGACATAGGCAGCCACGAGGACGCGCCATAACACCACCACATAGGTGGGAACACGCGGCCGCCCCCGCAGTTGCGGCCCTGTCAGGTGGCTAACCCGAGCCGATCGCGATCGCAGCGATGGTCGGTACGTCGATGCGGGCGTTACCCGTGAACTCCCTGCAAGCCAAGGCGACCCTGTGGCGCCCGCGAGCAAGCAGACGATCGCTCACAAGGGTCCTCGCAAAGCCATTCGTGGCCGAGCCCGAGGTGTTGTCGCTCGTCTCCTCGCCGGGCTGTGCTGCCAAGGGTTGGGACACTCCATCGATCCGAATGTCGCAAATTGCGGTTGCCGGCCCGCCGACGCTCTCCTGGTTGCCCGTCGCGATTACGAGGACCCGCGAACGGGCCTCCAGGCGAAGCGTGGTGGTCGCACAGGTGGTGAACGTCGACGACGGGTTGCAGTCGACAGCCTCGTCACCCCCGATGGGGGCGAACTTCTTGGCGTTGAGCGCTCCTTCCGAGATCTGCTTGCCGGTGAGCGCGTTTCGCTTCACGTCACCGCCCCTGACGGCCCTTCGGTCCTTCAGGTCGATGCTCTTGATCGAGTCGTTGGCGATGTCCCGGGAATTGACTTCGCTCACCGCGTACGAGCCGCCGCCGAGGGCGACGAAGAGCGCCACCGTTGCGGTCACGTTCGCGTAGCTCAGATGTCTGCGGATACGCATTCGACCATCCCTGGTGAGACAGAGGCTACGGACACGGCTGGAGGTCGGGCTCCTCGGTCACCGAGCCTTGACCACGAGCTTGCGCGACGGCGATTTCACAGGGGCCTTGTACGGCCAGCCGCGCTCGCGCAGCACCTTGAGCCTGAAGCGGTATGAGATGTTGGAGGTATAGAAACGGCCAAACCGGTAGCGCACCCTGAAGCGGCCGTTGGCGCGCGTATAGAAAGCCTGCCGCACCGTTTCCCAGCGCGACCCGTCCCTGACCTGGAGCTCGATCAGCTTTCCGCCCGCAGGGATGCGCGCCGCTCGGTGGCCCACGTGCCCACGGAAAATGACTCGCCGCCCCTCCGGAACGAGCCTTCTCGACAGATGGAACGTCGCCTTCGTCCTGACGCGAAGGCTGCCTGCCTTGGCCTCATCCGAGAGGTAGCGCAGGCCTCCCTCGAACCTTGCGGTGACGGTCCGCGAGGGTCCGGCGGGCAATCGCTCACCCCAGAGCCCGTCGGAATCGGTCTCCATGCGACGGACACGACGATTGATCAGGGCGCCGTCGGGAAAGTGCTCGACGACAGTCAGCTCCTGGTGGGCCAGCGGCCGGCCCGAGGTGTCGACAAGGCGTCCTGAGACCTTCGACCGGCGGCCGTAGCCGATCGTCGCCCGCGAGCTTCCGCCCGGGGCCAGATGAGCGCTCAGCCTGACGCCGGACTTGAGCGGGAAGGCGAGCTCCATCGGCTCTCCGTCTGCCTGCGTGGTGGTCTGCACGACGTTTCCCGCCACATCGCGGGCTTGGGCCAGGAACTCGTAGGTTCCCGGCGGGTAGATCGTCGAGTCGACCCTGGCCCGGAGCTCTCCGTGCACCCGCTGCGTCTCGAGCAGCCGCCAGGGGCCCTCACCGACCGGACGGTAGAGGATCTGGCCCGCGGCGACCCCTGAGGTGCCGTCGGACACGTGAGCCCTGATCAGCTCGGGATCGTCAGGGTTCTGTGAGTTGGCGAACGCGAGCGAAGGTGGGGTGTTGTCGACCCTCGCGGAGCGCACTTCGCAGGTGCGATTTCCGGCGAAGTCCATTGCGCAGACGGAGATGTCGTTCTGTCCATCGTGAAAGGGGGCTTCGGCGGTGTTCGGAACAGAGTTAAGGAAGATTCCGCTTGTGCACGGCTCGAAGCGAACGGCTGCACCGGGGGCGCCCGCGATCGTCTCGCAGGTGCCACCCTGCGTGGCAATCAGGGCCCCATTGACGGCCACCTGGAGGCGGCTAAGGCCACCGCCGGAATCGTCGGCTTGGGTATGCACTTTCTTTGAACCGCGAAGCCACCCGGATCCGAGCAAAGGCCCATCGAGTGCCGTAAACCTCGGCTCCGCGTAATCGGCAACCTCAAGCCGCACGTTTCGCACCCACGTCTTCGCGAGGACCGACTGTGGGCAGCCGCCCGCGCTCTGGCAGGAGAGGCTCGCGATGAACTGCCTGGCGCCGTGTCCGTGGGCGTTCCAGCTGTAGTGCCGGTATCCGGTGGGGCCACGGCTGCCGCTGGCGACCCGCGCAATCTCGTTCTGGCGCTGGTCGGCCATCCATAGACGCGCGGCGTGCCCAATGTGGCGCCGGAGCTTCGCTTGGAGGTCCACTGATACGAGCGCGAGATTTGGCGATCCGGTTGGCCAACGCACGCGGCCCGAGCGCGGGCGCTGCGCGTCGTCAGTGCTCGTGACCTTGATCGCGTGGTCGTTCAGCGGATCGCCGCAGAAGCCCCGGGCGGCGTAGGCGGGAGCGTCCTCGAGGACCGTATCGGCGTGGGCACGATTCAACGGATGGCACTGAAGGACCGTGTAGGTCTGACCGGCAGCATTCGCCGCTGAGGGCGCGACGGCCGCCGCCAGCGCGACGAGCGTGCACGAGATCCGATGCCTCATGGTCCGAACTCCCTCTGGGCCGTCGATCCGACGCTACTCGAAGACGAGCTCTTCGCCACGGTGGGGGCGGACGCGGCCGAGGCCGCCCCGAATTCCTGCTGGGCTGGTGGGGTCGATGGCGCGATGGGAGCGGGCGGCTGGGGGTCCGGCTCGTCCGAGCCGTCGTCGGCGGGCTGCTCGCCGTTCGCCGGCGGCAGCGGCGCCTGCGCGACGTCATCGTCCACCCCGGAAGGGAGGGACCCCACGGGAACAGCAGGGCGGTCGATCGCCGGACGCTCCACAGGATGGTTCGGAGAGGTGCTCGCCTGCCGTCCGTGGAATCCGGCAGGGACAAGCCCGGCGACCATGCACGCTGTCACCGCCGCGCCACCGCCAAGGCAGACCGCCGCGAGCTTGCCGGCGGCGCCGGCCCCGGCAAGCTTTGCCAAGGCGCCCGCACCGGCGGCTCCCGCGCCCCGCGCGCCGCCCGGCAGGCTCACAACTCGCGTGGCGACATCTTGGGCGCCGTCCCCGGGCTCTCCCGCGAGTGCGCTGCCGGCCGACTCGCGGACTCGGTGAACCGTGTCACTCATTCGATCCACAACCGACAACCGCCCGTCAACGACGCCGTCCATCCCGCCGACCAGCGCTACCGAGGACCCCACCTCGTGCAGATGGCCGCTCAGCTTGCCGACGAACTCGAGACAGTGGCGGCAATGGGAGAGGTGCTGCCGTGCCTGGCGTTCCTGCTCCGCATCGGCCAGCCCGGCGGCGAATGCCTTCAGCACCGGCTCACGGTCCGCACACCACTGGCCGCGCTCGAGCAGGCGCAGCTTCTCCGCTAGCTCGTCGACTCCGCGCGTGATCTCCTTTCGATAGGCGCGGTGCGAAAGGCCCTTCACCAGCCCGCAGATCTGGCGGGGCTCGAGCCCCCAGCCGTACCGGAGCAGCATCACCGCCCGTCTACGGGGCGGAAGCGTGGCCAGGAGGTCGCGAGCGACTCGCGACTCCTCGCGCTGCGCGACACGTTCGTCCGGAAGAATGCGATCGTCTGGGATGGAGTGAACGGCGTCGAGCGGGGCCGTGGGCCGCCGCGTGCGGCGGCGCAGCTCCTTGCTCGCGTGGTTGGCGACCGCGGTCAGAACGTACTTGCGAATCTCCTCGTCGCTGAGCTCGTCGTGGCGACCCTCGAGCGCGCGCAACGTTCCCAACCAGGCGTTGGAATAGACGTCGTCGATCTCATCGTCATCGAACGCTCCGCGAAACGCGCGCCGGACCATTGCCCTGGCGGGGCGTCGAAGCTGCTGGTACAACCGGCCGGCTCGCTCGCGCCATTCAGACGAGCGCTCGGGCGGAGCGTTGCCACGGCGAGAGGCGGCGACCGTACTCATACGAGAGTCTCAACGCTCACAACCCCACCCTGCCGATATGTGCCCCTCCAGAAATGAACAGGTCCTCCCGCTCTTTGAACGGACCAACCGATCCTATGGCGGGTCAGAGCCGCGCGCGCCACTCATCGCTCGCAAACGGCTACGGAATCCCGGTAGGTCCTATCTGGGTCCCGCTGACAACCTCCTCAGCCAGAACTCTGGTCCAGTCCCAGGCGCAAGCTGGTCTCCGATGTGATTAGGCCCGGTACTCCTCACGCGAGGCGCCTGTTAGGGTCATCGGGATGCGGACGCAAGGAGGGGGCGTAGGAGGACGCGTGGGCAGGTTTCCCAGGCGTCTTCTCATCTCGGGCCTGGCGACATTGGCGGTCACGGTCGGCTTGGCGATCGCCGAATCGGGGACTTCGTCGCCGACCCTCGGTCAGGCGGCCACCCAGGCAAGGCCCAACGTGGTCGTCGTCACGACCGACGACCAGACCCTCGAGTCGATGAAGGTGATGGCGAATGTCAACTCGCTGATCGGCGACCAGGGGGCGACGTTTCGAAGGAACTACACGAACTTCTCGCTCTGCTGCCCGTCGCGCTCCACCTTCATGACCGGCCAGTACATGCACAACCACGGTGTAACCGGCAACAAGGCGCCGGGCGGGGGCTTCGGCCGGTTCGAGGATTTGCACGGGGACAACAACCTCGCCGTCTGGCTGCGAAACGCGGGCTATTACACCGCTCTGATCGGCAAGTACCTGAACGGGTACTCGAACCAGCCCCGGGTGCCGCCGGGCTGGTCCGAGTGGCACGCGACCGCCCCGGACGACCAGAGCGTCTACAACTACACCATCAACAACGACGGCACCCTGGTCAAGTACGGCGAGGCCCCCGCCGACTTCAAGCAGGACGTGCTGACCGGAAAGGCCGTGGACTTCGTCAACCGCCGGGCGCCGAAGGACCAGCCGTTCTTCCTCTGGCTCACCTATTCGGCCCCGCACGTCGCCTACGGGACGAGCCCGAACCCGCCGAGCAACTGTGGGAACGCTGCGATTCCGGCGCCACGCCACGCGCATGCGTTCGACTCCGAGCCGCTGCCAAGGCCACCTGATTTCAACGAGGCTGATGTATCCGACAAGCCGAAACAGATCCGAGATCTGCCGCGCCTGGACTCGGGCGGGATCTCCTTCCTCGAGCGGCGGTACCGCTGCGAGCTCGAGTCGATGCTCTCGGTGGACGAAGGCGTGAAGAACGTCGTCCAGGCACTGGCGGCGGCCGGCGAGCTCAACAACACACTGCTCATCTACACCTCCGACAACGGCTTCTTCCACGGCGAGCACCGGGTCCCGGGAGCCAAGATGCGCCTCTACGAGGAATCGACGCGGGTGCCGCTCGAGATGCGGGGCCCGGGCATTCCGCGGGGTGTAAGCATCAGCCAGCTGGCGATCAACGCTGATCTCGCCCCGACGATCCTCGACGCGGCGAACGCGAAGGCCGACCTGACCATAGACGGGCGCTCGCTGATCCCGGTCTCGCAGAACCCCGGGATCGCGCAGGGACGGCAGCTGCTGCTCGAGCAGCCGGTTCACTTGAAGACCTATCCGAACGTGCCGGGCTTTGTCGCGATCCGGACCGGGCGCTACCTCTACGCTGAGCACACCAGCGGGGAGAAGGAGCTCTACGACCTCGAGACCGACCCGTACGAGCTTCGGAGTCGCCAGAACGACCCGGCCCTGGCATCGGTCCGGTCCGACCTCGCGACCCGCCTGCACCAGCTGGAGAACTGCGCCGGCGCCAGCTGCCGCGCAACGCCCTGAGCGGCGGGCGCCTCCACCGAAATTCCGCCGCATTGGCGAGTTTGTGGCGCATAGCGCCATAAACGCGCCAGTGACGGGGGGATCCCCCTAGGACCCTCCCACCGCCATCTCCCCGAGCAACAGCGCCGGGGCGCTGATGGAGCCGCCGAAGGGAACCCAGCGCGCCTCGGACGCGACGGCGGTGATCGTCTTCAGCATCGACTGGAGGTCGGAGGCGATCGTGAACTCGTCGGCGGGGGCGGCAAGCCGGCCCCCTTCGATCAGGCGGCCCGTGGCGCCGACGGAGAAGGTGCCGGAGACCGGGTTGACGCCGGAGTGCAACCCGGCGACGTCGGTGACGTAGACGCCATCGCCCGCCTCGGCGAGGAGCTCCTCGAAGCTCTTCGAGCCGGGGGCAATGATCAGGTTGGAGGTGGAGACCGAGGGCGGAGAGCGGTAACCGGCGCGGGAGGCGTTGGCGGTGGTGCGGGCGCCGGCCGCGCCCTGGGCCTGCTGGCGGCGGGCGGTGTAGGAATCGTGGAGGTAGGCAACCAGCTCGCCGGCCTCGATCAGCGGCGTTTGGCCGCGGGGGGTGCCCTCGGCGTCGAAGGGAGAGGAGTTGAGTCCCGCGGGGTCGGTGGCATGGTCGGTGACCGTGAGGGCGGGCGAGGCGACGACCTCGCCAAGGCGGCCCGCGAACAGGGAGCGGCC
Above is a genomic segment from Solirubrobacterales bacterium containing:
- a CDS encoding sulfatase, encoding MGRFPRRLLISGLATLAVTVGLAIAESGTSSPTLGQAATQARPNVVVVTTDDQTLESMKVMANVNSLIGDQGATFRRNYTNFSLCCPSRSTFMTGQYMHNHGVTGNKAPGGGFGRFEDLHGDNNLAVWLRNAGYYTALIGKYLNGYSNQPRVPPGWSEWHATAPDDQSVYNYTINNDGTLVKYGEAPADFKQDVLTGKAVDFVNRRAPKDQPFFLWLTYSAPHVAYGTSPNPPSNCGNAAIPAPRHAHAFDSEPLPRPPDFNEADVSDKPKQIRDLPRLDSGGISFLERRYRCELESMLSVDEGVKNVVQALAAAGELNNTLLIYTSDNGFFHGEHRVPGAKMRLYEESTRVPLEMRGPGIPRGVSISQLAINADLAPTILDAANAKADLTIDGRSLIPVSQNPGIAQGRQLLLEQPVHLKTYPNVPGFVAIRTGRYLYAEHTSGEKELYDLETDPYELRSRQNDPALASVRSDLATRLHQLENCAGASCRATP
- a CDS encoding sigma-70 family RNA polymerase sigma factor, with product MSTVAASRRGNAPPERSSEWRERAGRLYQQLRRPARAMVRRAFRGAFDDDEIDDVYSNAWLGTLRALEGRHDELSDEEIRKYVLTAVANHASKELRRRTRRPTAPLDAVHSIPDDRILPDERVAQREESRVARDLLATLPPRRRAVMLLRYGWGLEPRQICGLVKGLSHRAYRKEITRGVDELAEKLRLLERGQWCADREPVLKAFAAGLADAEQERQARQHLSHCRHCLEFVGKLSGHLHEVGSSVALVGGMDGVVDGRLSVVDRMSDTVHRVRESAGSALAGEPGDGAQDVATRVVSLPGGARGAGAAGAGALAKLAGAGAAGKLAAVCLGGGAAVTACMVAGLVPAGFHGRQASTSPNHPVERPAIDRPAVPVGSLPSGVDDDVAQAPLPPANGEQPADDGSDEPDPQPPAPIAPSTPPAQQEFGAASAASAPTVAKSSSSSSVGSTAQREFGP